One region of Bdellovibrio bacteriovorus genomic DNA includes:
- a CDS encoding valine--tRNA ligase, which translates to MSQQLSDRYNPAEVEGRTYQWWESSGYFKAQDQSTKPPFSIILPPPNVTGFLHMGHALDHTIQDILIRWKRMNGYNAMWLPGTDHAGIATQSVVERELKKDGVTRHDLGREKFVEKVWEWKHQYGDRIYSQMRRLGDSCDWDRAVFTLDEGVSKAVRKVFVTLHKKGLIYRGQRLVNWSGPLETAISDLEVEHKQIKGSLYHISYPIEGTQETVTVATTRPETMLGDTALCVHPEDERYKHLIGKNAIIPLINRKIKVIADTYVDKSFGSGVVKITPAHDFNDYKIGKAHNLEFINILTKKAELNENAGQYKGLKVQEARKRILEDLKALNFLVKEEPHVHSVGHCSRSGAVVEPFLSEQWFVKMEQLATPAKRVVESGTIRFEPESWTKVYLHWMNNIEDWCISRQLWWGHRIPVWYCENCEHQTVSETDVTACEKCGNTKIHQDEDVLDTWFSSGLWPFSTMGWPNDTETQKTFYPTNYLVTGHDIIFFWVARMIMLGLEFKRDVPFRTVYIHGLVRDSQGRKMSKSLGNSVDPVEMIEKYGADALRFTFSAHLYSGKDFKFSEQRLEGYRNFMNKIWNAARFALSNLQDFQVPAEGVKALPKQSDISVFDQWIITKLAEVTKEVEEAMETERFSDAANALYHFIWNQFCDWYIEFTKPIMNGTNADEKKATQLVIAQVLNRITRLLHPFAPFISEEIYQKLPIKGAACIVDQFPNTRNDKEFLSLGSAQAALEIDIVKEVITAIRNIRGENRISPATKINARLGVMNDQVQKILGNNKTAIMTMGRLENLDIGEEGNLMKCAVAPVVVKDASVKVIIPLEGLVDFDEEVKRINKTIEKLQKDITMLTGKLSNEKFIANADEDVVATDKALLAQSKIQLESLKDALTRFQ; encoded by the coding sequence ATGTCACAACAATTATCGGATCGTTATAATCCTGCTGAAGTTGAAGGTCGTACGTATCAGTGGTGGGAATCCTCCGGCTATTTCAAAGCCCAAGATCAATCCACAAAACCTCCATTCTCTATCATTCTTCCTCCGCCGAACGTCACTGGCTTTTTGCACATGGGTCATGCTTTGGATCATACGATTCAAGATATTCTGATCCGTTGGAAAAGAATGAATGGCTACAATGCGATGTGGTTGCCGGGAACGGATCACGCGGGTATCGCTACGCAATCTGTTGTTGAAAGAGAACTTAAAAAAGACGGCGTTACTCGCCATGATTTAGGCCGCGAAAAATTCGTGGAAAAAGTGTGGGAGTGGAAGCACCAATACGGCGATCGTATTTATTCGCAAATGCGCCGCTTAGGTGATTCTTGTGATTGGGATCGCGCGGTTTTCACTTTGGACGAAGGCGTTTCTAAAGCCGTTCGTAAAGTGTTCGTTACTTTGCACAAAAAAGGTTTGATCTATCGTGGCCAAAGATTGGTGAACTGGTCAGGCCCTCTTGAAACAGCCATCTCTGATTTGGAAGTTGAACACAAACAAATCAAAGGCTCGTTGTACCATATTTCTTATCCTATTGAAGGCACACAAGAGACTGTGACTGTAGCAACAACTCGTCCTGAAACTATGTTGGGTGATACTGCTTTGTGTGTTCATCCTGAAGACGAGCGCTACAAACACTTGATCGGTAAAAATGCGATCATCCCTTTGATCAACAGAAAGATCAAAGTGATCGCCGATACGTATGTTGATAAGTCTTTCGGTTCGGGCGTGGTAAAAATCACTCCGGCGCATGACTTCAACGATTACAAAATCGGTAAAGCTCACAACCTTGAATTCATCAACATTCTGACAAAAAAAGCGGAGTTGAATGAAAACGCGGGTCAATACAAAGGCCTTAAAGTTCAAGAAGCTCGTAAGCGCATTCTTGAAGATTTAAAAGCGTTGAACTTCCTCGTGAAGGAAGAACCTCATGTTCACTCAGTAGGTCACTGCTCTCGCTCGGGCGCGGTGGTAGAACCTTTCTTGTCTGAACAGTGGTTCGTAAAAATGGAACAACTTGCAACCCCAGCTAAACGCGTGGTTGAAAGCGGAACAATTCGTTTTGAACCCGAGTCTTGGACAAAAGTTTATCTTCACTGGATGAACAATATTGAAGACTGGTGTATTTCTCGCCAATTGTGGTGGGGTCACCGCATTCCGGTTTGGTATTGCGAAAACTGCGAACACCAAACTGTCAGCGAAACCGATGTAACGGCTTGTGAAAAATGTGGCAACACGAAGATTCACCAAGACGAAGACGTGTTGGATACGTGGTTCAGTTCAGGTTTATGGCCGTTCTCTACAATGGGTTGGCCGAATGACACTGAAACGCAAAAAACATTCTACCCAACGAATTATCTAGTTACTGGTCACGATATCATCTTCTTCTGGGTGGCTCGTATGATCATGCTAGGTCTTGAGTTCAAGCGTGATGTTCCGTTCCGTACGGTTTACATCCACGGACTTGTTCGCGATTCTCAAGGTCGTAAGATGTCTAAGTCTTTGGGGAACTCTGTCGATCCAGTCGAAATGATCGAGAAATATGGTGCAGATGCCTTGCGCTTCACGTTCTCGGCTCATTTGTATTCTGGAAAAGATTTTAAATTTAGCGAACAACGTCTTGAAGGCTACAGAAACTTCATGAATAAGATTTGGAATGCGGCTCGTTTCGCACTTTCAAATTTGCAGGATTTCCAAGTGCCTGCAGAAGGCGTGAAAGCTCTTCCGAAGCAATCAGATATCAGCGTGTTTGACCAATGGATCATTACAAAACTGGCAGAGGTGACAAAAGAAGTTGAAGAAGCGATGGAGACAGAAAGATTCTCGGACGCTGCCAACGCTCTTTACCACTTCATCTGGAATCAGTTCTGTGACTGGTATATCGAGTTCACAAAACCAATTATGAATGGAACAAACGCAGATGAGAAAAAAGCAACTCAACTTGTGATTGCTCAGGTTCTAAACCGCATCACTCGTTTGTTGCATCCTTTTGCTCCGTTCATCTCTGAAGAGATCTACCAAAAGCTTCCGATCAAGGGTGCTGCTTGTATCGTGGATCAATTCCCGAACACTCGTAACGACAAAGAATTCTTAAGCCTGGGCTCTGCTCAAGCGGCTTTAGAAATCGATATCGTGAAAGAAGTGATCACAGCGATTCGTAACATCCGTGGTGAAAACCGCATCAGCCCAGCGACGAAAATCAATGCGCGCCTGGGAGTGATGAATGACCAAGTTCAAAAAATCTTGGGCAACAACAAAACAGCTATCATGACGATGGGCCGCTTGGAAAATTTGGACATCGGTGAAGAAGGCAATCTGATGAAGTGTGCCGTTGCACCGGTTGTGGTTAAAGATGCCAGCGTGAAAGTGATCATCCCACTTGAAGGCCTTGTGGATTTTGATGAAGAAGTAAAACGCATCAATAAAACGATCGAAAAACTTCAAAAAGATATCACAATGCTGACAGGTAAACTTTCGAACGAAAAGTTTATCGCCAATGCGGATGAAGACGTGGTAGCAACGGATAAAGCTTTGCTCGCGCAATCTAAGATCCAGTTGGAATCACTGAAAGACGCGTTAACACGCTTCCAGTAA
- the tsaA gene encoding tRNA (N6-threonylcarbamoyladenosine(37)-N6)-methyltransferase TrmO — protein MMEPIGYLESCFRDKFGTPRQPGLVKKAWARLKIRADLQPEESLQGLEGFSHVWLVWVFHQNKTARYHAKVHPPRLGGKTMGLFATRSPHRPNPIGLSLVELIAVEKDGIVVSGADLVDGTPILDIKPYLPEVEAIPEARTGWPAEVAKEEIHVEFTEHAENVMREWESRNPDKALREIVVGTLQLDPRPVIYRGYEEKESPYRSEHAVRLFDGDIHFKFETPTLVRVLDILFTHN, from the coding sequence ATGATGGAACCTATTGGCTATTTAGAATCCTGTTTTCGAGATAAATTCGGCACTCCCAGACAACCCGGTTTGGTGAAGAAGGCGTGGGCGCGTTTGAAGATTCGCGCGGACTTACAGCCCGAGGAGTCGTTGCAAGGCCTTGAAGGCTTCAGTCATGTTTGGCTCGTGTGGGTTTTTCATCAAAATAAAACGGCTCGTTATCATGCGAAAGTTCATCCTCCTCGCTTGGGAGGAAAAACCATGGGGCTTTTCGCAACCCGCAGTCCTCATCGTCCCAACCCCATTGGCCTTTCACTGGTAGAGTTGATCGCAGTGGAAAAAGACGGCATCGTCGTTTCCGGAGCGGACCTTGTTGATGGCACTCCGATTTTAGATATCAAGCCGTACCTTCCCGAAGTCGAAGCGATCCCAGAGGCACGCACGGGATGGCCCGCAGAAGTGGCCAAAGAAGAGATCCATGTAGAATTTACCGAGCACGCAGAAAACGTCATGCGTGAATGGGAAAGTCGCAATCCTGACAAAGCTCTTCGTGAAATTGTCGTGGGTACGCTGCAATTGGACCCGCGTCCTGTGATTTACCGCGGTTACGAGGAAAAAGAGTCCCCGTATCGCAGTGAACATGCGGTCCGTTTATTCGATGGAGACATTCATTTTAAATTCGAAACCCCCACCCTCGTTCGAGTATTAGATATTCTTTTTACGCATAATTAG
- a CDS encoding isopenicillin N synthase family dioxygenase translates to METASHSEQSTLRKVPTLSLASYTKGTDADRAKFIDSLFTGLKEYGFIILKDHNVKAEDLHKAYDILKRFYSLPTDVKKSYISPKAGFQRGYTPFGQEHAKDSPVMDLKEFWHVGRVLEEGNALKSVYPENVWPTEIPEFKTHFTALYNALEEAGNVMLEALTMPLEVEKDFFAKMTKDGNSILRLLHYPPIPEGVDPRCVRAAAHEDINFITILPAATASGLQLKDRDGQWLDIDSEPDTLIVDVGDMLARLTNDVLPSTTHRVINPQDGTNQSRYSMPFFMHPHPEAMLSCLPSCKGTGAKYADITGHDFLMQRLREIGLIK, encoded by the coding sequence ATGGAAACGGCTTCTCATTCTGAACAAAGCACTCTTCGTAAAGTTCCGACACTGAGCCTTGCAAGTTATACTAAGGGCACAGATGCAGACCGCGCGAAGTTTATCGACAGTCTTTTTACAGGTCTAAAAGAATATGGCTTCATCATTCTTAAAGATCACAACGTGAAAGCTGAAGACCTTCACAAAGCTTACGATATCCTAAAAAGATTCTACTCTCTTCCTACAGACGTAAAAAAATCTTACATCTCTCCGAAAGCGGGCTTCCAACGTGGTTACACGCCATTTGGTCAAGAACACGCTAAAGATTCTCCCGTGATGGATCTTAAAGAATTCTGGCACGTGGGCCGTGTTCTTGAAGAAGGCAATGCTTTAAAATCTGTTTATCCAGAAAATGTATGGCCTACAGAAATTCCTGAATTCAAAACTCACTTCACAGCACTTTATAATGCGCTTGAAGAAGCAGGTAACGTGATGCTTGAAGCATTGACGATGCCTTTGGAAGTTGAAAAAGACTTCTTCGCAAAAATGACGAAAGATGGAAACTCGATCTTACGTCTTCTTCACTATCCACCAATTCCAGAAGGTGTTGATCCTCGTTGCGTAAGAGCAGCAGCTCATGAGGACATCAACTTCATCACGATTCTTCCAGCAGCCACAGCTTCTGGTTTGCAATTGAAAGACCGCGATGGTCAGTGGTTGGATATTGATTCTGAACCAGACACTTTGATTGTCGACGTGGGTGATATGTTGGCGCGTTTGACGAACGATGTTCTTCCGTCCACAACTCACCGAGTGATCAATCCTCAAGACGGTACAAACCAAAGCCGTTACTCAATGCCGTTCTTTATGCATCCACACCCTGAAGCTATGTTGAGCTGCTTGCCATCTTGTAAAGGGACAGGTGCAAAATACGCTGATATCACTGGTCATGACTTCTTGATGCAGCGTTTGCGCGAGATCGGTCTTATTAAGTAA